Sequence from the Myxococcales bacterium genome:
GTGCACGACCCGCAAATCGATGCGTTGGCTCCGCCGTCGGCACCGTTGGCAGCGAGCGGGTCGCGACCCTCGGAGCCGCAGGCCGCCATGAAGAGGCCCGTGGCGGCGAACGTGGCGAGGGCGCGAAGGAGGGTCGGGGCGTGTTTTTTCATGGGTGCAGTTCCGGAAGCGACCTTCACGTACACCGTCTTTTTTCGATGCCCAGGCCTCCGTCGGGTCTCGATGCGCGGCCTTTTTCGTCTCTCGACGGAGACAGCGTTGGCTACTTCGGCTCGAGGAGCACGGGAAAGGCAACGATTCCATGGGGCGCGCCGGTGGCGCTTGCCGGGAAGTTTGGGTCGTGGGTGGGCGCCGAGGCTCGGAGACGTTCGCCCACGCAGCGGGCCACCGCCGCATCCCCGGCGTTGTCCGCCGAAGGCGCCGCGAGAGAGATCTTGCCCGTCGGCTGAAGAAAGAGGTTCACGACGACAAGCTCCTGGCCGCACCCCGGGCGGCACGCGCCGAGTCGGGGCGCCGCGGCGCGCGCGACGTCTTCGGTCCAACGGAGGTCGGCTTGGCCGATGATCTTTGCTGCACCAACCTTCACCCCCGGCGAGGACGCGATGGCCAGGGGCAACGCGCCGGGGTGCCCGCACGGCGCTGTCCCGTGGGGCGCGCTCAACGCTTCCTTTGCGCTCGGCGTCGGCGTCGGCGCGGGCGCCGCGACGGGACTCACGCGTGGCCCCTGGACGCGCCCCGCCGCGGGCGCCGTCGGGACCGCCGCCACCGTCGACGCCGGCGACACCTGCAGCGTTGGCGGAGCCACTGATGAGGGCGCTGCCGGGACGGCGGCCTCGGGCGCTGCCGCGCTCCGCGGTCCGCCAAAGAAGAACACGGCGACGAGGCCTCCGCCGAGAGCCAGCACCAAGCCGATGCCCAACGCCACGCTCGCGACGAGGCGCGCGGAAACGGCCGAGGGCGATCGGCGTACGCTTTGAACCATCGGCGCCGGCGTGGGCCCCCACGTCGAAGGGGCGGCATGCGAAGGCGCGCCGAAAGCCGCGTGGCCCGTGGGCGGAGCGCTCGCGTGGGCCCCTGCGGCGTGCGGAAGCGAGCGTCCCGTGGGTGCGAAGGAGAGCGCCGCCGGGTCCTCCATCGCGTGGGTGAGCGCGCGGCTGAACTCGTCGGCGCTGGCGAAACGCCGCGACGGCTCCGTCGCGAGCCCGTGCATGATGACCGCCTCGAGCGACGGCCAGAGGTGCGGCGCCACGGTGCGGAGCGAGGGCGGGGCGCTCGTTCTGACTGACACCACGTAGTCCTCGTAGGTGCGCGCGGCGTGCGGCATCGCCCCGCTGAGCATCTGATACAGCACGACGGCGACGGAGTAGAGGTCGGCCCGCCCGTCGGCCTCGTGGGCCGCGCCGAGCTGCTCGGGCGCCATGTAGCCGGGCGTGCCGAGCGCCATGCCGGTGCGCGTTCGGTCCGCGTGATCCGAAGACGCCAGCGTCGCGTCGGTCGCGCGGCTGATGCCGAAGTCGATGAGCCGTGCCCGATCGGTGGGCCGCCCCGGCTCATGGGCGTTGGTCGACCACGCGTCCACGACGATGTTCGAGGGCTTGATGTCGCGATGCACGATGCCGCGCGCATGCACCGCCGCGAGGCCCGCGAGGACCTGCTGCGCGATGTTCACGGCGCGCGCCGGCGGCATCGGGGGCCCCATCAGGTGGCCGAGCGGCGCGCCGGCCGCGAGCTCCATGGCGACGAAGACCTGGCCGCCAGGCCCGAGGCCGCAGTCGAGGACCCGCACGACGTTCGGGTGAACGAAGCCCGCGAGGGCGCGCGCCTCGCGCAAGGTGCGCTCCGTCAGCGCGCCGGCCGGCGTGTGCAAGACCTTGAGCGCCACGATCTCGCCGGTATGCATGTGACGCGCTCGATAGACGCTTCCGAAGCCGCCGGTGCCGAGGACCTCAAGCGGCTGGTAGCGGTCGATGGGCTCGAGCGAGCTGAACATGGCGGGGGAACCTGGTCGGGGGACGAAGCGAGCGTCGCCACTTTCGACGAACGAGAGTACCTTTATCAGGCCTCTCCTCCCAGACTCGCAGGCTCGCAGACTCCTAGCCTATGGCTCGCCCCTTCACGTTCGCCCACGTCTCGGACTTTCACGTTTCGACGTTTGGCGACACGGTGCACGATCGGCTCGGGCGACGAAGACGGAGCGCGCGGCAGGCCGACGTCAGCGACGCCCGATGGGAGACCGTCTGGTCTGAGGCGGGTTGGCGCGTGCTCCACGCCCGCGGCGCGCGCCCCGGCCGCCTCGCCCTCGTCGACCCAGAAGGCTACGCCCACCCGATCCCAACAGAGCGGGCCGAGGGCGCCGGCGCCTCCATCGACCCTGTCGAGCGAGCCGCGGCGCGCGCCTGCCGACTGGAAGGGCGCCGCGCGGTGACTCTCGCCGCGGCGCTACCAACGCCGGGAGCCCTCGACGTTCTCCTCGAGGCGACGCCCACCAACACCAACCTGAGGCTTATTCGCGCAGCGACCTTGGTCGACCAATCCGACGTCGACATGGTCCTCGCCACGGGCGATCTCACGGAAGACGGCGACGGCTACGAGCTCGTGGAGGCGGTCTTTCGACGCTTCCTCGAGGCGGGTCGCTTCGCCGCGATCCCCGGGAACCACGATCTCTACCTCATGCCCTTTTCCGGCACGGCGCGCCCGAAACCGACGCACGCATCGAAGCGGGCGCGCTGGAACGAGTTCGCCGAGGGCCTCCGCCTAGACGTGTCGACGAGCGGCGCCTGGGTGCGTCACATTCCCGAAGGGGACGCCGTCCTCGTGGGCCTCGACTCGTGCGCGAGGCCGCAGCGGCGCTTCTTTCGACACAACGGGGCCGTGGGCCCGACGCAGCTCGGCTTCCTCCGCGAACTCGCCAAGACCGACGCTTGGCGACGAGCGAGGCATCGACTGGTGGCCATTCATCACCACGTCGTCTCGCTGCCCATGGGCGTGGGACGCCGCTCACCGCTCGAGCTCGGCATGCGCCTCGACGACGCGAAGGAGGCCGCAGAGGTCTTCGACGCGTGCGGCGTCACGCTCGTGATGCATGGCCACCGTCACATCAGCGAGGAGCGCATGCCGGCGAAGTCGAACTTCCGCATCCTCGCCTCCCCTTCCCTCACGCTCGGGTGCTTGAGCGGCGACGGGCCTTCGTTCTGGCGCGTCGAGCTTGGCGACCGGGTGCATGCGGAGCGCGTGCGCATTCCCATGGGCGCCGTTCCCACGGCCGACGAGGACGACGACGCGGGCGCAAGCGAGACCGACGGCGACGACATGCTCCTGGACGAATAGGGCGCGTCGCTCGCGGCTACTTTCCCTGCCTGCCGAGCGTATCGATGGGCCTGGGACAGACGCCGCGGAGGCGGCACCCTTTGCACTCGCGGCCGCTCCAAATGGCGTCAAACCGCGCCTGCGCGCGATCGAGCAGTACGTCATCGTCGGTGACGATGCCCATCTCGAAGTTGCGACGGCCGTCACCTTTTGCGCCCAGGCCGGCGCCCGTGAAGTTCGCGCTGCCCAAGTAGAGGTGTCGCCCGTCGATGGCCACGAGCTTCAGGTGGACGCGCGGGCACATGCGCATCCAGTCGCTCTTCCTGCGAAGGAGCGTCGATTGCCGCGCGAGCTCCGCGCGAAAGGGCCTCGACGGCGGCGCGCCGTGCAGGAACCGAAGCTCTACGCCACGCCGAACGAGCCCCGCGAGGGTGTCGAGCATGGAGACGTAGCTTCCGCGGGCGCGCGCACGGGTCCCGACGGGGGCTTCGACGCGCATCTCTTTGACGTTGGCCGTCGCGATCCAAAGCGAGTGTTCAGCCTTCGCGACGAGCTCGGTGACGAGGTGGGTGTAGTGCTCCGCGTCGGCGAGCATTCGAACGCGGACGCTGCGCAGCGGGCCCGAGGTCGGCGCGGCGACGGCGGGGCGCCGGGCAGCCACCTTCGCTGCGGGTCTGCGCGAGGCCATGACGGCATTGGTACCACGCCTTGCTCGGAGCGGGACGCGCTCGGCTATGCTGCGGCGCGTGCCGCTCGTGCCCATCGCCCGCGCCGACGACCCGCGCGTCTCGGGCTACGCGGGAATCCGCGACCGCGATCTCCGCGCCGACCACGACCAATTCATCGTGGAAGGGGAGGTCGTCGTCCGCATGCTCCTCTCGCCTGCGAGCCGCTTCCGAGTTCGCTCGCTGTTCTTGGAGGAGCGACGCGCCGAGAAGCTCGAGGACGCGCTCGCGCGACTCCCCGACGACGTCCCCGTCTACGTCGCGCCCCAATCGCTGATGGACGGCCTCGTGGGGTTCCCCATCCACCGAGGCGTCTTGGCGTTGGCCGACCGCAGAGTCGCGACCGTCGCCGACGCGCTGCCGGTCGACGGCGGTGAAAACGCCCTGGCCGTTGGACTCCTCGGCGTCGTCAACCACGACAACGTCGGCGGCATCTTTCGCAGCGCCGCCGCCTTCGGCGCGAGAGCCGTGCTCCTCGACCCCGTCACCTGCGATCCGCTCTACCGCAAGGCCGTGCGCGTGTCCGTGGGCGGGAGCCTCGTCGTTCCCTTCGCCCGGGCGGCGTCAGAAGACGCGCTCCTCGATGCCTTCGCCGAACGCGGCTTCGAGCTTTTGGCGCTGTCGGCCGACGGGGCCTCGGACATCGACGAGCTCGCCGGGGCGCGGCGCGTGGCGCTGCTCATCGGCGCTGAGGGGCCGGGGCTGTCGCCATCGGTCCTTCGGCGCGCGAAGGGTGTTCGCATTCCCATGCAGCGGACGCTCGACTCGCTCAACGCGTCGGTCGCGTGCGGCATCGCGCTTTTCTCCGTGGCGCGCGCCCTTGGGAAGGCAGGCCGGTAGATTGCGGAGCGACCGCCCTACGCGGGGCAGCGCGAACCGGCAAAGACCCTCGATTTCTGGCATCATCGGCCGATGCCCGTCCGGACCTACGAAGCCACCTCTGTGCTGCCGACCGAGACGCGGAAGCTCGTCCTTCTTCTCGAGCTTCGCGAAGCCATCGACGTCGCCATCGAAGAGGGCATGACGCGGCGCGAGAGCCTCGGCGAGGTTCTGTCGCGCATGTTGCCCGCGGTCTGCGCGAAGGCCGGCGCCGTCGGTGCCTTCGTGGAGAGCTACGGCGAAGACCTGGAGCCTCACGTCTTCGAGTGGCCCGTGGGGCTCGTGATTCCAGAGCGCGCCGAGGTCTTCGCTCGAACGCGCGAAGAGCGGCGCGAGCGCGCCCATGGTGACAGCGACACGCAGGTCGTCGTCGCGCAACACCTCGACGTCGCCGGCACATGGTTCGGCTCCGCCGGCTTCGTCTTCGCGAAAGGCAGCCCCATCGCCAGCGACCTGGACCACGCCTTCGGCCTGCTCAACGCGCTCGCCGAGGTCCTCGACAATTTTCTCTACACGATCCGCGCGGCGCGCGAGCGGCACAACATCATGATGGATCTCGCGCAGGCGCTCCGGCACCGCGTGCTCGGAGAGGGGCTTGCGCTCGCCATATCGATCCTCCACCGAGCCACGCCGCTCGACCGCACGCTCCTCGTGTTCTTGGCCGAGGAGCAGGCGAGCTCGATGCTTCACGTTCAGGTCTACGAAGGCGACAAGCGCATCCTCGACACGATGGACGAGACGACGGCGCGCGGCGACGTGCACGAGCTGCGGCGCCTGGGCCTCAGCTTCTTGCGCGAAGGCAACCGCGACATCCTCGCTCGCTTCGGCATGAAGGACGCCCAAGAAGAGGTCCTCATCAACGGCGTGACGAAGAGCGTCATCGTGGGCAAGGTGGTCGTCGCGTCGGGACGCGGGGCCTTCAACACCTACGATCGCGAGATCCTTGGTGGCTTCGCCGGCTTCATCCGTCAGCGCGTCGTCGACTTCAACAAGGAGTGGCGACGCCTCGCCGCCGCCTTCCGTCCTGACGACGTCTCCCGCCTCATCGGCACCGACGACTACGAGCAGCGCTACCTCTCGCCGCGGGAGGCCGAGGTCGCCATTCTCTACGTCGACATCGCGGGCTTCACGAAGCTGTCGGAAGAGACGCTCAAGACCCCGGCCGCGGTGGCTGAGCTCGTCGAGGTCTGGAGCCGCGACGCCGTCGAGCTGGTGTGGGCCCACGGCGGCGTCTTCGACAAGATGATCGGCGACTGCGTGCTCGCGCTCTTTGGGCCGCCGTTCTATGACGCGACCCCTGAGGAGCGGTTGGCGGCGGCGCTTCGCTGCGCCAAAGACATCCGCGCCATGACGCAGAAGCTCCCCGATCGCCCCGCCTTCGCGCACCTCAAGGAGCAAGGCGTGGCGGTGTCGACGGGCGTGAACCTCGCGCCGCTCTTCGTCGGCGCCTTTGGTCCCAACGCCAACTTCACGGGCTTCTCCAGCGGGATGAACAACACCGCGCGGCTCCAAGGCTGCGCGAAGCGCGATCAGATCCTGGTCATGAACGACGCCGTCGCGCGGCTCGGCGACGCAGCGAAGCCTGGCGGCGAGTTCGCCTTCGGCGACGTGCAGTCGGCCTCCGTGAAGAACGTGGCGATGCCGCTCCAGTTCCGGGACCTCTTGGGTTGAGCCGAGCTCCGTCGCGCATCTACCTCGTTCGCCACGGCCAGACCTCCTGGAACGCCGAGGGCCGCGCGCAGGGTCACACCGACATCCCGCTCGACGAGACGGGCACGAGGCAAGCCGAACGCGTGGCGGAGGCGCTCGGCACCGCCGGTGCCACGTCGGTTTGGAGCAGCGATCTTTCGCGCAGCCACGCGACGGCATCGGCCGTGGCTCGCAGCGGCTCGCTCCCGCTCCGCGTCTTTCCGGCGCTGCGCGAACGTTGTTTCGGCGACTGGGAGGGGCAGCCCTTGGCCGAGCTGCGCCGAAGGCTCGACGCCGAAGCAAGAGACCGCGGCGTGGCGGCGTCGTTGGTACGGCCACCGGGCGGCGAGTCGCTCGCCGACGCCTGGGCGCGCGTTGAACCGGTGGCCGCGACGCTGACCCAGGAGTCGGTGGAAGGCGCGAGCGTCGTCGTCGTCTCCCACGGCGCCATTTCGTCCCTGCTGCTCGCGCAGTTGATTCACGGAACGCTCGAGACGGCGCGCAGCTTTCGGCCGCAAAACGCCTCGATCACCGTGCTTGAGCGCCGCGAAGGCGGGGGCCTCCGGCTCGTCCGCTACGACGACGTGACGCACCTGTCGTGATAAGCTCCGGCTCCTTCGTGCGCTCCCTTCGCGTCATCACCTTCGCGGTCCTCGTGGGCACGTCGCCGGGCCTCCTTCTGCCGAACGTCGCCTTGGCGGCGCCGCAGAAGGCGGGCGCTGCGGCCGCCCCCGCAGCCTCGGGCGATCTGGTCACTCGCGGACGCACGCTCTTCGACGATCAGAAGTACGAAGAGTCGATTCAGGTGCTGTCGGGCGCGTTGGTGCGACCCGGCAACGACCGCGACACGCAGATTGAGATCCATCGCCTGCTCGCGTTCAACTACATCACCCTCGGCCGCAAAGACGAGGCGGAGAGCGCCATTCGCGGCCTCCTGGTCGTCGACCCCACCTACGCGCTCCCCAAGAAGGAGTCGCCGCGCTTTCGTGACGTCTTCACCGCCGTTCGCGCGGCATGGGAAGCGGAGGGCCGGCCCGGCCTCCCAACCGACGCGCCGACGCCAACGCCCATCAGCTTGCACCACACGCCGCGCTCCGAGGTCGAGGCGGGCACGCTCTTGCCAGTGACCATTCGCATCGAAGACGACGGCGAACGCGTCAAGGAGGTCCGCGTCTACTACCGGACCGGCGCCACGGGAGGCTTTCAAGAGCTCACGGCCGAGCTCCGCGGCAAGACCGCGCGGGCGCTCGTCCCGGGCCCCGCCGTGCAGCCGCCGTCGCTCGACTACTTCGTCACGGCCCTCGACGCCGAAGGCAAACCGGTGGCGACACGCGGCGACGAGACGGGTCCGCTGCGCGTCGTCGTCCCCGAGGCCAGCAAGGGGTGGGTCCTCCCGGTCGCCATCGGCGGCGGCGTCTTGGCCATCGGCGCTCTCTTCGGCGGGCTCGCTCTCGCGGGCGTCTTCAAAAAGTCGCCGTTCGGCGCGCCCTCGCCTCCCTCCCGCGACGCTGTCGTGAGCGTCACCATCCGCGAGTAACCCATGACCGGCCCGAGCGCCCGCCCCGTCTTCCCCTTCCTTCACATCGACGTCGACGCCGCCGCCGCCGACGAGGCGAGCGCGCTGCTCTTCGAGCTCGGTGCGCTCGGCGTCGAAGAGCGCGACGCTTCGACGCTCGTCAAGGGCGCCGCGGCGGACACGACGACGCTCGTCGCAAGCTTCGGCGACCGCGCGGCCGCCGACCTCGCGTTGGCCGCCATCGACGAGTCGCTGAACCCACGCATCGAGGAGATCGTTGGCGACGAGTGGCGCGACGAGTGGAAGAAGCACTTCAAGCCGTTCGCGCTGTGTGACGACGTGGTGGTCAGGCCGCCGTGGGAGGCTTACGAGGGTCCGCACGTCCCGCACGTCCTTGAGCTCGAGCCGGGCCGCGCCTTCGGCACCGGCCTTCACGAGACGACGTCGCTCGTGGCCACGATCCTCGCCAAGCGGCGCGCCGAGGTCTCCGGCCACCCGCTCCTCGACGTCGGGTGCGGTAGCGGAATCCTCGCCATCGTGGGGCTCGTCTTTGGCGCCAAGAGCGCGAGGGCCATCGACAACGATCCCGACGTGATCCCCGTGGCGAAAGAGAACGCTGAGCGCAACGGCCTCTCCGACAAGCTCACCGCCGACACGACGTCCGTCGAAGCCATTCATGAACTTTACCCCGTGGTCGTCGCCAACATCGAAGCCGACGTGCTCATTCGCCTCGCGCCGGCGCTGCTGCGCGTGACGGCGAGCGGTGGTCTGCTCGTCTTGTCGGGCATCCTCGTTCCGCAAGCCGACCGTGTGCGCGCGGCGTTCCCGTCGCTCACGCTCGAAGAGGGCCCGGTCAAGGGCGAGTGGACGGCCCTCGCGTTTCGAAAGAAATGACCCTGCGCGTCCCCGTCGTCGGCCTCGCCGAGGGGCGTTCGCGACCGACGCCGGAGCTGCTGCGCTACGTCAAGGACGTGCACCGGACGAGACCGGAGGCCGTGTTCACGGTCTTCGATCCTGCGCGCGCCGTCGAGGCCGACGCCACGCTCGCAGCCGACGGGCGAGAGGCCTGGCTCGTGGTGGGCGCGCTTCGGCCCGCCGCCGTCCGAGGGCGAGTGCCGCTGGTGCTCGTGCAGGGCCTCGCCAAGGGCGATAAGTGCGACGCCATCGTGCGAGACGCGGCGGAACTTGGCGCGAGCGAAGTTCGCTTCGTCGTCACCGCGCGCAGCGTCGCGAAGCCCGATGACGCCCGCAGCAAGGCGCGCCTCGACCGGTGGCGGCGGATCGCCATCGAGGCGGCTCGCCAAGCGACCCGCGGCGACGCACCGCGCGTCGAGTTGCACGGGGGCCTCGGCGACGCGCTCGAGGCCTTGACCGAGGGCAGCGCGCGCTTCGTGCTCGATCCGGCCGCCCCGCGCCGCCTCGGCGGCGACCTCTCGCGCATCCTGTCAGAGGGCGCGCCCGACAGCGGCATCGCCCTCGCCGCCGGGCCCGAAGGCGGCCTCGACGAGGGCGAGCTCCAGCTCTTCGAGCAACACGGCTTCCAAAGGCGCGCGATTGGTCCCTTCGTCTTGCGAACGGAGACCGTCGCGGCAGCCATCTTGGGCGCCGTTCGCGTGCTCGCGCGAGACTGAATCACGACGCCGGGAGAGCTCGCGGCGATGTGGCGCCGCATTCGCCTTGGCGCCGTGTGGTAGGCTCCGTCTCCGTGCTCGAGCGCATCGCGCTTCACCAGACTCGCCTCCGCGCGCCGGGCCTCGGCGTGGACGCGCGCGGCGTGGCGCTCGGCACCAAAGGTCTCGTGCTCCTGCCGACGGTGGACCGACTCGTCGCGCTCCTGGCCATCTACACGCGCGAACAGTCGCTGGAGGCGATCCTCCCGTCGGTCGCGCTGCGCGTTGTTCGCTCGAAGCTCGGCACCCGCGAGATCGTCCTCGAGATGGCCGCCGAATCGAGCGACCGCATGGATCGCGTCGCCGAGGCGGCTCGCTTGGTCCAAGGCTTCGCGTTCACCGGCACGAGTCGCCACTTCGTCCAGTACCGCGACGCGGCCGCGCCCTTTGGCTACGACGCGCACGAGCTCATGGCGTCGAACATGCCGCTCGTCCTCTACCACGACCGTTTCACGCAGGAGTACGAGGTCGAGCGCGATCTCGATCTCAAGGCGCTGCTCATGCGGCTCCATCTCGAACGCGATCCCCCCTCGCTCGCACAACCGGGCCTCCGCATCATCGTCGCCGAGCACGGCTTGAGCGCCGCGCTCATCCACTACTTGGTCCGTTCACGTGTCGAAGGCGAGGTCGCCGCCTGCGAGTGGCCCCCGGCGTCGGCGTTTGATGATGGCCCCACCCGCCGCATCGTCGTGCGCGTGCCAGACCTGCCGCCGCGCATGTTGCCCTTGCTCGGTCACACGCCGGGCCTGTCCACGTTCCTGCCCGCGGCGCCGGGCGTCTTTGTGGAAGCGGGCTTTCGCCATCCCATCGAGCTTCGCGCCTGCCCCGTCTTCGACGCCGGGGGGCTCGTCTTGATGCGGGGCCGCGGCGAAGAGCCGTGGGCCCTTCCGCGCGTCCCCGTCATGGGCGACCTCCGCGCCTTCGCGCGCATCACGCTGCGCGACGCGAACGACGGCGCGCTCGCTCAAATGGCGGAGCGCAGCACGACGCCCGACGTGGTCCGGGTTCCGCTGCGTGTGTTGCCCTCGCTGGCGCCCTGGCGGCGCGTCACGGTGACCTGGGTCGCGCCCGCCGACATGGCGCTCTTGCGGCGCGTGGCCTACGCGCTGCCGCGAAGCGTCGTCGCGGCGACGCGCATCGCGCACACGAACAAGGGCGCGTTCCTTCACACCGAGGGCGGCGTGGAGAACATTCCCGTCGGTACCTTCTTCTCGGAGCTTCACCCGAACCTCTTCGTCGCCGCGGGGTTCGACGTTGTCCCGCAGGTCGCGCCCGAAGTGCTTGTCCGCGCCATGGGCGTGCCGCCGGGCACCCGCGTCTTGCTCACTGGCGACGGCAACGCGTTGGGTGTGCCCATCGAAGCCTTCGGACCGCTTGAAGATACGCTCCTCGACGGGGCTGGCTTCGAGCCGCTGACGGCCAACGCCGTCGCCCGCACCCTCGAGCTCTCGGCCATTGAGCTCGCCATCGATCCCATCGGGGCGCTGCCGCTCCGCGGCACCAAGCCGGTCGCGAGCGCGCCGCCGGCGCTCCCCGAGCGCGCAGGCGCGGCCGAGGACGAGTGAGCGCGCCGGTCGCCGCGCGCGTCTACCGCGACATCGTCTCTCCGTTGGTTCTCGGCGGCGTCGTTCGTCCCGGCCGTCCTCTCGGCGGCGACGCCATCGCGCGGCTCTTTTTGCAGGCTGACGCCGTCGACGCCGACCTGCGATCGAGAACCGACCTCGGCCGAGTCCAGGTGGCGCGCTCGCTCGTGCCCATCGACCTGCTCCCGGAGGCGTCGGCCGGTGATTGGAGCCTCTTCGGCTGCGTTCACGATTGGCTCGCCGCCGCGAGCCCCGAGCTCACCACGCTCTATCCGAGGCGCCCCGCGGAGCGGCTCCTCGAGATGATGGCTGCGGCGCTCGCGCTCGTGGCGCCCCCCAAAGACGTCCTCGCGGCGCTCTCGCGCCACACCTACCTGTCGCGGCTCTTTGAGCTGCACCGGAAGGACGTGCGCGTCTCCTTCTGGGCTGGCTCGCGCGTGTTTCTCGGCACGAAGCCGCCGGAGCGTCTGCTCGCCTGGCCGTCGGTGCGGCGCGTCACGAGCGAGACCTTCGAGCGCGAGCTCGCGGCGCTGCCTGAGCACGGCGGACACGTCGACAAGGAGCGCTGGCTCGAGCTCCTGGAGCAGATGTTGCGGTCGTCGCCGCTCACCGACCTCGCGACCCTCACGCGAGGGGCGCCGGACTTCAAGTGGTCGCGCGAATCGCTCGGCCTCGCGTCGACGGAGTTCGGCCGGCGCCTCGTGGTCCGCAGCCTGCGGGCGCAGCGCACCGACGCGGTCCTCCGGGCCGTCGGGCGCGCGACGCGTTTGCTCCTCCTCGGTGAGGCCTTTCGTGCTGTGGCCATCGCCGTCGATGTCCTCCAAGACCTGCTCTTGGCTTACGCCGTCGACGCATCTCCGCACGATTGGCAGGTTCTCGTCGCCGACGCGGGCCGTTCGAAGGATCTGTTCTTCGGCCTGGCGCTGGGCTCGCTCGCGGCCGAGGAGGCCGCCTCGAAGGGGCTCTCGTCGCACGACGCAGAGGTGGCGTTGGCGCGGCTCCTGCCCATCGCGCGTTCAGAAGAGGCGCGCGCTCTCATCCCCGCCGGTGCGACGGCGCCGTGAGCCGCGACGCCCGCCGACACGCGGCGACGCCGCGCATCGTCGCGATGACGGCGCTGGCGGCCGCTGCCTGCGCGCGCGAAGCCCCCACTCCGGCGCACGCAGGCGTTTGGCCACCGACCGCACCGGCGGCGATGGCCCCCGCGCCGCTCGAGAGCCCAGCAGCGAGTCGCGCAGCGGCCGACGGCGGCGCTCCATTTGTCCTGGGCTACAACGAAGCCTGGTTCAGGAGCCACTACGGCTCCGATCTCACGCAGCACTTCGATGAAGCGTACGTCGCCGCCACCTTCGCCGGCATCGGCGCCGCCGGCGGCAGCGTCGTTCGGCTCTGGCTCTTCGAGGGACTCGAAGGCATCACCCTCGGCGACCACGCGCCGACCATTGTCGGCATCGACAGCCTGTTCCTTCAAAACCTAGCGATCACGCTCCGCCATGCGCGTCGCCTGAAGCTGTCGGTGTACCTCACGGCGCTCGACGGCAACCACGCGCCGGCCGAGGCGGGCCCCTTGCGCGTGCTCTACGGACACCTCTTTCGTGGCGGGCACGGCGAAGCGGCGGCCTACGAAGAGCGCGTCTTGGCGCCGCTCTTGGGCCTCTTGGCCTCGCACCGCGACGTCATCTACGGCCTCGACCTCATCAACGAGCTGCAGGCGCCGAGGAAGCGCGGCTATTGGCCCGACGGCAACAGCGGCGCGCGCGAATACGTGCGGCGGACGGCGGCGTTCGTCCGCGCGGCTGCGCCTTGGCTGCGTGTCACGGCGAGCTCGGGCCACGAAGGCGGCGCCGCTGACCTCGCAGGCGGGCTCTTCTCGGGTCTCGGACTGTCGTTCTACGACCTGCACGCCTACGCCGACGACGGCGTCATCGGAGGCGCCGACGCCGTCTGTCGGCGGGCGGCCCACGACGGCGTCGCCGTCGTGCTCGGTGAATTCGGGCAGAGCTCGCGCGTCGACGACGATGCCCTCCAAGCGCGCGTCGCGTCGGCGTTCGTGCGCGCCGCGCGCTCGTCGTGTTTGCAAGGCGCGCTCGCGTGGCGCTACGACGCCCACGAGCGCTGGTGGGGCTTCGTACGCGCTGACGGGGACGCGCGCCCCGCGACGCAAGCGATGCGCGCGCTGGCTCCTTAGGAGCGCCCACT
This genomic interval carries:
- a CDS encoding protein kinase; protein product: MFSSLEPIDRYQPLEVLGTGGFGSVYRARHMHTGEIVALKVLHTPAGALTERTLREARALAGFVHPNVVRVLDCGLGPGGQVFVAMELAAGAPLGHLMGPPMPPARAVNIAQQVLAGLAAVHARGIVHRDIKPSNIVVDAWSTNAHEPGRPTDRARLIDFGISRATDATLASSDHADRTRTGMALGTPGYMAPEQLGAAHEADGRADLYSVAVVLYQMLSGAMPHAARTYEDYVVSVRTSAPPSLRTVAPHLWPSLEAVIMHGLATEPSRRFASADEFSRALTHAMEDPAALSFAPTGRSLPHAAGAHASAPPTGHAAFGAPSHAAPSTWGPTPAPMVQSVRRSPSAVSARLVASVALGIGLVLALGGGLVAVFFFGGPRSAAAPEAAVPAAPSSVAPPTLQVSPASTVAAVPTAPAAGRVQGPRVSPVAAPAPTPTPSAKEALSAPHGTAPCGHPGALPLAIASSPGVKVGAAKIIGQADLRWTEDVARAAAPRLGACRPGCGQELVVVNLFLQPTGKISLAAPSADNAGDAAVARCVGERLRASAPTHDPNFPASATGAPHGIVAFPVLLEPK
- a CDS encoding metallophosphoesterase, translating into MARPFTFAHVSDFHVSTFGDTVHDRLGRRRRSARQADVSDARWETVWSEAGWRVLHARGARPGRLALVDPEGYAHPIPTERAEGAGASIDPVERAAARACRLEGRRAVTLAAALPTPGALDVLLEATPTNTNLRLIRAATLVDQSDVDMVLATGDLTEDGDGYELVEAVFRRFLEAGRFAAIPGNHDLYLMPFSGTARPKPTHASKRARWNEFAEGLRLDVSTSGAWVRHIPEGDAVLVGLDSCARPQRRFFRHNGAVGPTQLGFLRELAKTDAWRRARHRLVAIHHHVVSLPMGVGRRSPLELGMRLDDAKEAAEVFDACGVTLVMHGHRHISEERMPAKSNFRILASPSLTLGCLSGDGPSFWRVELGDRVHAERVRIPMGAVPTADEDDDAGASETDGDDMLLDE
- a CDS encoding phospholipase D family protein, producing the protein MASRRPAAKVAARRPAVAAPTSGPLRSVRVRMLADAEHYTHLVTELVAKAEHSLWIATANVKEMRVEAPVGTRARARGSYVSMLDTLAGLVRRGVELRFLHGAPPSRPFRAELARQSTLLRRKSDWMRMCPRVHLKLVAIDGRHLYLGSANFTGAGLGAKGDGRRNFEMGIVTDDDVLLDRAQARFDAIWSGRECKGCRLRGVCPRPIDTLGRQGK
- a CDS encoding RNA methyltransferase yields the protein MPLVPIARADDPRVSGYAGIRDRDLRADHDQFIVEGEVVVRMLLSPASRFRVRSLFLEERRAEKLEDALARLPDDVPVYVAPQSLMDGLVGFPIHRGVLALADRRVATVADALPVDGGENALAVGLLGVVNHDNVGGIFRSAAAFGARAVLLDPVTCDPLYRKAVRVSVGGSLVVPFARAASEDALLDAFAERGFELLALSADGASDIDELAGARRVALLIGAEGPGLSPSVLRRAKGVRIPMQRTLDSLNASVACGIALFSVARALGKAGR
- a CDS encoding adenylate/guanylate cyclase domain-containing protein, whose protein sequence is MPVRTYEATSVLPTETRKLVLLLELREAIDVAIEEGMTRRESLGEVLSRMLPAVCAKAGAVGAFVESYGEDLEPHVFEWPVGLVIPERAEVFARTREERRERAHGDSDTQVVVAQHLDVAGTWFGSAGFVFAKGSPIASDLDHAFGLLNALAEVLDNFLYTIRAARERHNIMMDLAQALRHRVLGEGLALAISILHRATPLDRTLLVFLAEEQASSMLHVQVYEGDKRILDTMDETTARGDVHELRRLGLSFLREGNRDILARFGMKDAQEEVLINGVTKSVIVGKVVVASGRGAFNTYDREILGGFAGFIRQRVVDFNKEWRRLAAAFRPDDVSRLIGTDDYEQRYLSPREAEVAILYVDIAGFTKLSEETLKTPAAVAELVEVWSRDAVELVWAHGGVFDKMIGDCVLALFGPPFYDATPEERLAAALRCAKDIRAMTQKLPDRPAFAHLKEQGVAVSTGVNLAPLFVGAFGPNANFTGFSSGMNNTARLQGCAKRDQILVMNDAVARLGDAAKPGGEFAFGDVQSASVKNVAMPLQFRDLLG
- a CDS encoding histidine phosphatase family protein, with amino-acid sequence MSRAPSRIYLVRHGQTSWNAEGRAQGHTDIPLDETGTRQAERVAEALGTAGATSVWSSDLSRSHATASAVARSGSLPLRVFPALRERCFGDWEGQPLAELRRRLDAEARDRGVAASLVRPPGGESLADAWARVEPVAATLTQESVEGASVVVVSHGAISSLLLAQLIHGTLETARSFRPQNASITVLERREGGGLRLVRYDDVTHLS